The following proteins are co-located in the Candidatus Nanopelagicales bacterium genome:
- a CDS encoding response regulator transcription factor: MSTLLLLTNALAPSEQVLPALSLLQHQVRVMPADGAALLDAPPTDAILVDGRADLPRVRSLCRVIRTTGVDVPVILAVTEGGLTAITADWGVDDVVLDTAGPAELEARLRISIGRIAATSTTAGMDEIRGGELVIDEATYSARLRNHPLDLTFKEFELVKYLAQHPGRVFTRAQLLQEVWGYDYFGGTRTVDVHVRRLRAKLGSEHEALIGTVRNVGYRFVVPPKDEASHTSVVTTEVSQ, encoded by the coding sequence ATGAGCACGTTGCTGTTGCTCACCAATGCGCTGGCGCCCAGCGAGCAGGTGCTCCCGGCCCTGAGTCTGTTGCAACACCAAGTACGCGTGATGCCAGCGGACGGCGCTGCCCTCCTCGATGCGCCCCCGACCGACGCGATCCTGGTGGACGGTCGAGCAGACCTGCCCAGGGTCCGCAGCCTGTGCCGAGTGATTCGAACGACGGGCGTCGACGTGCCAGTGATCTTGGCGGTGACCGAGGGTGGACTCACCGCGATCACCGCTGACTGGGGTGTGGACGACGTGGTGCTGGATACGGCTGGACCCGCCGAACTTGAGGCCCGGCTGCGCATCTCGATCGGCCGGATTGCCGCGACCTCGACCACTGCGGGGATGGACGAGATCCGCGGTGGCGAATTGGTCATCGACGAGGCAACCTATTCCGCTCGGCTGCGCAACCATCCGCTCGATCTGACTTTCAAGGAATTCGAACTCGTCAAATACCTCGCTCAGCATCCCGGCCGGGTCTTCACCCGGGCGCAGTTGTTGCAGGAAGTCTGGGGTTATGACTACTTCGGTGGGACCCGCACCGTCGACGTGCACGTCCGACGTCTACGGGCCAAACTCGGCTCTGAGCATGAGGCGTTGATCGGAACAGTACGCAATGTTGGCTACCGCTTCGTGGTGCCGCCCAAAGACGAGGCGAGCCACACATCGGTGGTTACGACAGAGGTCAGCCAATGA
- a CDS encoding transcriptional repressor, which translates to MSDRWAEQLRARGHRATSQRILVLEVIAEVRHATPDQVFAEAGRRGSAIDLSTVYRTLELLDDVGLITHAHLGQGSPTYHSIDERPHIHLVCRRCDRVSQIDAATLDPMVSAVAEQSGFIADVGHLVLHGVCGDCAKKVGG; encoded by the coding sequence ATGTCCGATCGGTGGGCAGAGCAACTGCGGGCACGCGGCCATCGGGCGACCTCGCAGCGGATCCTCGTGTTGGAGGTCATCGCCGAGGTGCGTCACGCAACCCCCGACCAGGTGTTCGCCGAGGCGGGTCGGCGCGGTTCGGCTATCGACTTGTCAACGGTCTATCGAACGCTGGAATTGCTCGACGACGTCGGCCTGATCACGCACGCTCACTTGGGGCAGGGCTCACCGACGTACCACTCGATTGACGAGCGCCCACATATACATCTGGTTTGCCGACGTTGTGACCGGGTATCGCAAATCGATGCGGCGACGTTGGACCCGATGGTGTCTGCGGTGGCGGAGCAATCCGGCTTCATCGCCGACGTCGGGCACTTGGTACTACATGGAGTCTGTGGCGACTGCGCCAAGAAAGTCGGTGGATGA
- a CDS encoding phosphoglyceromutase, translating into MTSTTVGKLVLLRHGQSTWNSRNLFTGWVDVELTEQGVVEAVSGGRMLADAELLPDVVHTSVLRRAILTSQLALDACGRSWIPVHRSWRLNERHYGALQGKDKKQTLAEFGEEQFLLWRRSFDTPPPPIDPDSQFAQTHDVRYADLAPEILPRSECLKDVIDRMLPYWYDAIVPDLRAGKTVLVTAHGNSLRGLVKHLDGISDEDIAGLNIPTGIPLLYALDQELKPLVAGGNYLDPAAAATAAAAVASQGH; encoded by the coding sequence ATGACCTCGACGACTGTTGGCAAGTTGGTGCTGCTTCGACATGGCCAGAGCACCTGGAACTCCCGCAATCTGTTCACCGGGTGGGTAGACGTTGAGCTCACCGAACAAGGGGTAGTCGAGGCCGTTAGTGGCGGGAGAATGCTCGCCGACGCCGAGCTGCTGCCAGATGTCGTCCACACTTCCGTGTTGCGTAGGGCAATCCTGACTTCCCAACTCGCCCTCGATGCTTGCGGCCGGTCCTGGATCCCGGTTCATCGATCCTGGCGACTCAACGAACGTCACTACGGCGCGTTGCAGGGCAAGGACAAGAAGCAGACCCTGGCCGAGTTCGGTGAGGAGCAGTTCCTGCTGTGGCGTCGGTCGTTCGACACCCCGCCGCCGCCGATCGACCCGGACAGCCAGTTCGCGCAGACCCACGACGTTCGCTACGCCGACCTGGCACCGGAAATCCTGCCTCGATCGGAATGCCTCAAAGACGTCATCGATCGGATGCTGCCGTACTGGTACGACGCGATCGTTCCCGATCTGCGGGCTGGCAAGACGGTCCTTGTGACCGCTCACGGCAACTCACTGCGTGGCCTCGTCAAGCACCTCGACGGCATCTCCGACGAGGACATCGCCGGACTCAACATCCCGACGGGTATCCCGCTGCTCTATGCGCTGGATCAGGAACTCAAACCACTGGTCGCTGGCGGGAACTACCTCGATCCGGCGGCCGCCGCGACCGCAGCGGCCGCCGTTGCGAGCCAGGGCCACTAG
- a CDS encoding FABP family protein, with translation MSTESSPAPSELPEQLVPLSWLIGRWVGVGLGTYPTIEDFRFGQELTFAFDGRPFLTYNSVSWVIDEQGNRIRPAASESGYWRPLPDNEVEVMLVHSTGHLETYQGKVEVTAIQDARITGARVELRTDIVARSKSAKEYDGGTRLYGLIEGDLGWAFDMAAVGERLSNHLSARLAKVD, from the coding sequence ATGAGCACCGAGTCCTCGCCCGCACCCAGCGAGTTGCCTGAGCAGCTCGTTCCCCTCTCGTGGCTGATCGGCAGATGGGTCGGAGTCGGCCTCGGGACCTACCCCACCATCGAGGATTTCCGGTTCGGGCAGGAACTGACCTTCGCCTTTGACGGGCGACCGTTCCTGACCTACAACAGCGTCTCGTGGGTCATTGACGAGCAGGGCAATCGAATCCGGCCAGCCGCGTCGGAATCCGGCTATTGGCGTCCGCTGCCGGACAACGAGGTCGAGGTGATGCTCGTACATTCGACGGGCCACCTGGAGACCTATCAGGGCAAGGTCGAAGTAACCGCTATCCAAGACGCCCGGATCACCGGCGCGAGGGTGGAACTACGGACCGACATCGTGGCGCGCAGCAAGTCGGCCAAGGAGTATGACGGTGGCACCCGCCTCTACGGCCTCATTGAGGGTGATCTCGGTTGGGCGTTCGACATGGCTGCGGTTGGCGAGCGGCTGAGCAACCACTTGTCGGCTCGCCTTGCCAAGGTCGACTAG
- a CDS encoding helix-turn-helix domain-containing protein, which yields MARIDVGGLGEYIREQRTLAQLSLRQLAASSEVSNPYLSQIERGLRRPSAEILGQIAKALRISAETLYVKAGILEDTGETVSVTAAIMATSALTDRQRRVLLEIYAAFQTENAAQPTEHAIRGEGNDADSPGEEMGDLPLPRVTNVGGPTKTGDPLDAAS from the coding sequence GTGGCGCGAATCGATGTGGGCGGGCTTGGGGAGTACATCCGTGAGCAGCGCACACTCGCCCAACTGTCCCTACGGCAGTTGGCCGCGAGTTCTGAGGTGTCCAATCCATACCTCAGCCAGATCGAGCGTGGCCTCAGAAGACCCAGTGCCGAGATTCTTGGACAGATAGCCAAGGCACTACGAATCTCCGCTGAGACGCTCTACGTCAAGGCGGGAATTCTGGAGGACACCGGAGAGACAGTCTCGGTAACGGCGGCCATCATGGCTACCTCCGCCCTGACCGATCGCCAACGCCGGGTTCTGCTGGAGATTTACGCGGCTTTTCAAACCGAGAACGCCGCACAACCCACCGAACACGCGATCCGTGGTGAAGGCAATGACGCCGACTCACCCGGTGAGGAAATGGGCGACCTGCCCTTACCTCGGGTCACGAACGTCGGAGGGCCCACCAAGACCGGCGACCCGCTGGATGCCGCCTCCTAA
- a CDS encoding thioredoxin family protein → MNSAGVIALVAVLVAATAFGLWRKRTDGRFAASKGLDTSTAAVARPAFTAHDLGVELGTAATLVQFTSAFCQPCRATKRTLERVADMVDGVVYAEVDAESQLELTRQFNVMRTPTVFILEPTGAVAHRAAGQPRFADVVAALGAVVPPDSGLPVEGQPQKATTRDASAGDPDLGQAQAAS, encoded by the coding sequence ATGAATTCGGCGGGCGTCATCGCGCTGGTCGCGGTTCTGGTCGCGGCCACGGCGTTCGGGCTGTGGCGCAAACGAACCGACGGCAGATTCGCTGCTTCCAAGGGCCTTGACACCTCCACCGCTGCGGTGGCAAGACCCGCCTTCACGGCGCACGACCTCGGGGTTGAACTGGGAACGGCAGCAACGTTGGTGCAGTTCACCTCCGCCTTCTGCCAGCCGTGCCGCGCGACCAAGCGCACCCTGGAACGGGTGGCTGACATGGTGGATGGCGTGGTCTACGCCGAGGTGGACGCCGAGTCGCAGCTCGAATTGACCCGCCAATTCAACGTCATGCGGACACCGACCGTGTTCATCCTGGAACCCACCGGTGCCGTGGCACACCGCGCTGCTGGTCAGCCCCGCTTCGCCGACGTTGTGGCGGCGCTCGGAGCGGTCGTTCCGCCCGATTCGGGACTTCCGGTCGAGGGTCAGCCGCAGAAGGCGACAACACGTGATGCGTCGGCTGGGGACCCCGATTTGGGTCAAGCCCAGGCAGCGTCCTAA
- a CDS encoding sulfurtransferase, which produces MSRETALVSADWVEENLAGDSIVLVEVDEDTTAYEKNHIRNAVRIDWRDDLQDPVRRDFVTKEQFEALLSSKGISNDDTVVLYGGNNNWFASYAYWYFKLYGHPDVRLLDGGRKKWELDSRELVTEVPERTPTTYVAQPQDPTIRALRDEVIAAIGVENLIDVRSPDEYSGKLLAPAHLPQEQSQRAGHIPTAANIPWSKAANDDGTFRSDEELTALYEAEGVDLATDTVAYCRIGERSAHTWFVLHELLGLQNVRNYDGSWTEYGSLVGVPVQKGAIAGTPAGGQA; this is translated from the coding sequence ATGAGTCGTGAGACCGCACTCGTCTCGGCCGATTGGGTCGAGGAGAACCTCGCGGGCGACAGCATCGTCCTCGTCGAGGTCGATGAGGACACCACCGCCTACGAGAAGAACCACATCCGCAATGCCGTCCGGATAGATTGGCGCGACGACCTGCAGGACCCGGTTCGTCGTGACTTCGTCACAAAGGAGCAGTTCGAGGCGCTGCTCAGCAGCAAGGGAATCTCGAACGACGACACCGTCGTTCTCTACGGCGGCAACAACAACTGGTTCGCGTCATACGCGTACTGGTACTTCAAGCTCTACGGTCACCCCGACGTTCGCCTGCTCGATGGCGGACGGAAGAAGTGGGAGCTGGATTCGCGCGAACTGGTAACCGAAGTGCCGGAGCGCACGCCAACCACCTACGTGGCCCAGCCGCAGGACCCCACGATCCGCGCGCTACGTGACGAGGTCATCGCAGCCATCGGCGTCGAAAACCTCATCGACGTGCGCTCGCCGGATGAATACTCGGGCAAGCTTCTGGCGCCGGCCCACCTGCCGCAGGAGCAGTCGCAACGGGCCGGGCACATCCCGACCGCGGCGAACATCCCGTGGAGCAAGGCGGCCAACGACGATGGCACCTTCCGCTCCGACGAGGAGTTGACGGCGCTCTACGAAGCCGAGGGAGTCGACCTGGCAACGGACACGGTTGCTTACTGCCGTATCGGCGAGCGCTCTGCCCACACTTGGTTCGTACTGCACGAGCTGCTGGGTTTGCAGAACGTGCGCAACTACGACGGATCGTGGACCGAGTACGGCTCCCTGGTTGGCGTGCCGGTCCAAAAGGGCGCCATCGCGGGGACTCCAGCGGGGGGCCAGGCCTGA
- a CDS encoding DUF4395 domain-containing protein, which produces MTTPPQTVQRSPQTTPVRGIDPRGPRFGAGITTAVLAALLLLGPTSGLSAALLAIQTLAFAAGAVLGLHAQPYGLIYRRFVRPRLGPPAELEDPAPPRFAQAVGLAFALVALVGLLAGLSIVFYFAIALALAAAFLNTAFDFCLGCEMYLLIKRVGRGAVATS; this is translated from the coding sequence ATGACTACACCGCCACAAACCGTTCAACGTTCACCACAAACAACCCCCGTCCGAGGTATCGACCCCCGTGGCCCACGCTTCGGCGCGGGAATCACCACTGCCGTGCTGGCAGCGCTCCTGCTGCTCGGACCCACCTCAGGACTATCGGCAGCACTGCTCGCGATCCAGACTTTGGCCTTCGCGGCTGGCGCGGTTCTTGGCCTGCACGCTCAGCCCTATGGCCTGATCTACCGCCGTTTCGTCCGGCCACGACTGGGCCCCCCGGCAGAGCTTGAGGACCCGGCGCCACCGCGGTTCGCCCAGGCGGTCGGCCTTGCCTTCGCTCTGGTGGCTCTCGTCGGCCTACTTGCTGGCCTGTCCATCGTCTTCTACTTCGCGATTGCGCTCGCCCTTGCCGCAGCGTTCCTCAACACGGCGTTCGACTTCTGCCTCGGCTGCGAGATGTACCTGCTGATCAAGCGCGTCGGTCGCGGCGCAGTCGCCACCAGCTGA
- a CDS encoding DUF1416 domain-containing protein → MCGATTGGLSTEGIDATKEAVIQGVVSRGGEPLGGAYVRLLDSTGEFTAEVPTSATGQFRFFAAPGGWTLRMLAPGATLDRSVVASQGAIAEVLVELPG, encoded by the coding sequence ATGTGCGGCGCAACGACCGGCGGGTTGTCCACCGAAGGAATTGATGCCACCAAGGAGGCGGTGATCCAAGGGGTTGTCTCCCGCGGTGGAGAACCGTTAGGTGGCGCTTACGTGCGCCTGCTCGACAGCACGGGAGAGTTCACGGCTGAGGTTCCGACGAGTGCCACAGGTCAGTTCCGGTTCTTCGCGGCCCCGGGAGGTTGGACGCTACGGATGCTGGCGCCGGGTGCAACCCTCGACCGCAGCGTGGTCGCGAGCCAGGGCGCAATTGCTGAAGTACTGGTGGAGCTGCCCGGGTAG
- a CDS encoding DUF2516 family protein, translating to MMQMAMNAVYFLMLAINVWAFVDCLIRPAAAFPAVERQTKLAWIAFLGVGVALQLFFGGVGLLGLAALVLAGYYLADVRTKVLEITRR from the coding sequence ATGATGCAGATGGCCATGAACGCCGTGTACTTCCTCATGTTGGCGATCAACGTGTGGGCGTTCGTTGATTGCCTTATCCGCCCCGCTGCTGCGTTCCCGGCTGTCGAACGACAGACCAAGCTCGCTTGGATCGCGTTCCTCGGCGTCGGCGTCGCCCTTCAGCTGTTCTTCGGCGGCGTTGGCCTACTGGGGCTGGCCGCGTTGGTGCTTGCCGGCTACTACTTGGCTGACGTTCGGACCAAAGTGCTGGAGATTACTCGTCGCTAG
- the mshD gene encoding mycothiol synthase, producing MADEFMIQDGPRLDAAELRAVAKLLDRVVESGGVRPLSEKVVAELRAGADADGRHIRLYRDDSLVAYANVDCSDADRPVVEIALDPCVELDWVGVLVLDRLVATTAGDIQLWCHGSQGNLANLAVDRGFALRRTLIRMRRDLSQVLPKADLPPGVRVRAFRVGEDEQAWLAVNSRAFADLPDQGGWGGSELAARLRAPWFDANGFLLAVREGERGGIDELVGFHWTKIHTDGADAGLGTRSERVGEVYVLGVDPAFQGTGLGTALTLLGLAYLASCGLTSVMLYVESDNLAAIHTYERLGFRRYAADSLFALKS from the coding sequence GTGGCCGACGAATTCATGATCCAGGACGGCCCGCGACTCGACGCTGCCGAACTGCGCGCCGTCGCAAAGCTCCTCGATCGAGTCGTCGAGTCCGGCGGTGTCCGACCTCTTAGCGAGAAGGTGGTGGCCGAGCTGCGGGCTGGCGCAGACGCCGATGGACGGCATATCCGGCTATACCGGGACGATTCGTTGGTTGCCTACGCCAATGTGGACTGCTCGGATGCCGACCGTCCGGTGGTAGAGATCGCCCTTGACCCGTGCGTTGAACTGGACTGGGTCGGCGTGCTCGTGCTCGACCGCCTGGTCGCCACGACTGCGGGGGATATCCAATTGTGGTGTCACGGATCGCAGGGAAATTTGGCCAACCTGGCGGTGGACCGGGGTTTTGCGTTGCGACGCACGTTGATCCGGATGCGCCGCGATCTGTCGCAGGTACTGCCCAAAGCCGACCTGCCGCCAGGTGTGCGGGTGCGGGCGTTCCGGGTTGGTGAGGACGAACAGGCCTGGCTCGCGGTCAACTCTCGCGCGTTCGCTGATCTGCCCGATCAGGGTGGCTGGGGCGGCAGCGAACTCGCTGCGCGCCTTCGAGCACCGTGGTTCGATGCGAACGGCTTCCTGCTGGCCGTCAGGGAGGGCGAACGCGGTGGAATAGATGAGTTGGTGGGCTTCCACTGGACCAAGATTCACACAGATGGCGCGGATGCTGGTTTGGGCACCCGGTCCGAGCGGGTCGGTGAGGTCTACGTGCTGGGAGTTGATCCGGCCTTTCAGGGCACAGGACTCGGGACAGCACTGACTTTGCTCGGACTTGCGTATCTCGCATCATGTGGGCTCACATCGGTCATGCTCTACGTCGAGTCGGACAATCTGGCCGCGATCCACACGTATGAGCGACTCGGGTTCCGGCGGTACGCCGCGGACAGTCTCTTCGCGCTGAAAAGCTAG
- the dtd gene encoding D-tyrosyl-tRNA(Tyr) deacylase: protein MRAVVQRSRAARVSVAGEVIGQFQGLGLVVLVGVTHSDTEEEARKLASKLHGLRIFDGPDGREASIGDLGLPAMVISQFTLYGQLTKGRRPTWESAAPRTAAEPLVAAVIDELQAFGTTVAIGRFGADMQIELTNEGPITLILDV from the coding sequence ATGCGTGCCGTTGTGCAAAGGTCACGAGCCGCAAGGGTCAGTGTCGCTGGTGAGGTGATCGGACAATTCCAGGGTTTGGGCCTGGTGGTTCTGGTTGGCGTGACCCACAGCGACACCGAGGAGGAAGCGCGCAAGCTGGCCAGCAAGTTGCACGGTTTGCGGATCTTTGACGGCCCGGACGGGCGAGAGGCCAGCATCGGCGATCTCGGTTTGCCCGCAATGGTAATTAGTCAATTCACCCTCTACGGACAACTCACAAAAGGTCGGCGTCCCACCTGGGAGTCGGCGGCGCCGAGGACCGCGGCCGAGCCGCTGGTCGCAGCGGTCATCGATGAGCTACAGGCATTCGGAACGACGGTAGCGATCGGCCGCTTCGGTGCTGACATGCAGATTGAGCTGACTAATGAGGGTCCAATCACATTGATATTGGACGTATGA
- a CDS encoding DsrE family protein yields the protein MHRLVVKLTVGDSEPERCSQAFSVAAAAIAAGADASVWLTGDAVGFAKPGFAEGFTLADSTSMTQLRDLVMADGLLTVCTQCAQRRSLTAADFLPAVRIAGSAAFVEECLIDGTQALVY from the coding sequence ATGCATCGACTAGTTGTCAAGCTGACCGTCGGCGATAGCGAGCCGGAGCGCTGTTCCCAAGCGTTCTCCGTTGCTGCGGCAGCCATCGCCGCCGGAGCGGACGCGTCGGTCTGGCTGACCGGCGACGCGGTCGGCTTCGCGAAGCCTGGTTTCGCCGAGGGGTTCACGCTCGCGGATTCGACGTCGATGACCCAACTGCGCGACCTGGTCATGGCGGACGGATTGCTGACGGTCTGCACCCAGTGCGCCCAGCGACGCTCCCTGACCGCTGCGGACTTCTTGCCAGCCGTCCGGATCGCGGGGTCCGCCGCATTCGTCGAAGAGTGCCTCATCGACGGAACCCAGGCGTTGGTCTACTAG
- a CDS encoding folate-binding protein YgfZ: MTDKPIPAPDNDADVGVPWHYGDPHREQRELASGSAIVDLSHRGVVTVSGPDRLGWLNDLTSQLVLQLAAGESAQALILDPHGHVEHDLHVVDDGNQTWMTIEPGTAQAVVAYLNSMKFMRDVTVADVSQDYAVIWVGADIELSGDYTRWRVPADYAGTGLTEAGTDRGGGADRYVPARPAVWQGEETIVPRSELAGILAAAPSLAGSWAWNALRVAAAVPRMGSDTDHKTLPHEVGWIGPAVHLSKGCYRGQETVARVHNLGRPPRRLVLLHLDGSTNEVPAHGDEVLFGDRVVGQIGSVARHYELGPIATAIVKRSVPTDAALVVRRGSDGSLIDAAQEAVVVG, translated from the coding sequence ATGACTGATAAGCCGATTCCAGCACCGGACAACGATGCCGATGTAGGGGTGCCCTGGCACTACGGAGATCCGCACCGCGAGCAGCGGGAATTGGCAAGCGGCTCGGCGATTGTGGACCTGTCCCACCGCGGAGTTGTGACCGTGTCCGGTCCAGATCGGCTCGGCTGGCTCAATGACCTGACCAGTCAGCTCGTGCTGCAACTGGCCGCCGGCGAGAGCGCCCAAGCGTTGATCCTCGACCCGCACGGTCACGTGGAGCATGACCTCCACGTGGTTGATGACGGCAACCAGACCTGGATGACTATCGAGCCCGGCACCGCGCAAGCCGTGGTGGCCTACTTGAACTCCATGAAGTTCATGCGCGACGTGACCGTTGCCGACGTTTCGCAGGACTACGCGGTGATCTGGGTCGGAGCGGACATCGAGCTATCCGGCGATTACACCCGCTGGCGGGTTCCGGCCGACTATGCCGGGACCGGTTTGACCGAGGCGGGCACCGACCGGGGTGGCGGCGCCGACCGATACGTGCCCGCGCGACCTGCGGTGTGGCAAGGCGAAGAGACGATCGTCCCGCGCTCCGAACTGGCGGGCATCTTGGCCGCTGCGCCTTCGCTCGCGGGATCCTGGGCGTGGAACGCGCTCAGGGTGGCAGCAGCGGTACCGCGCATGGGGTCGGATACCGACCACAAGACCCTGCCGCACGAGGTGGGCTGGATTGGGCCGGCAGTTCACCTGTCCAAAGGCTGCTACCGCGGTCAGGAGACGGTTGCCCGCGTTCACAACCTGGGTCGGCCTCCGCGTCGACTCGTCCTGCTGCACCTCGACGGCTCGACCAACGAGGTGCCTGCCCATGGCGACGAGGTCCTGTTCGGCGATCGCGTGGTTGGCCAGATCGGATCGGTAGCCCGACATTACGAACTTGGCCCCATCGCGACGGCCATCGTTAAACGGTCGGTGCCCACCGATGCTGCGCTGGTCGTTCGGCGCGGCAGCGATGGTTCGCTGATCGACGCAGCCCAAGAGGCGGTTGTGGTCGGCTGA
- a CDS encoding RNA degradosome polyphosphate kinase, translating into MTTEITRSSETGEQVEVGQNIGDQIGHRYIDRELSWLAFNQRVLELAENPDLPLLERTKFLAIFASNLDEFFMVRVAGLKRRIATGIAVRAASGLLPREVHGAVLEKTRELMGRQAFCFRQEVLPALQAQGIELIRWQELTELEQEQLGSWFDEKVFPVLTPLAVDPAHPFPYISGLSLSLAVIVRNPETDEELFARVKVPETLQRFVQIGPQRFTPLEDVIAAHLDRLFPGMTIEESSTFRVTRNEDVEVEEDDAENLLKALERELMRRRFGPPVRLEVEESINEHMLRLLVRELAVSDAEVFRLPGPVDLTGLWTLVDLDRDDLKDPAFVPKTNRDLAGVETASEPDVLDAMKRGDILLHHPYDSFSTSVQRFLEQAATDRKVLAIKQTLYRTSGDSPIIDALIEAAHAGKQVLALVEIKARFDEEANISWARKLERAGVHVVYGLVGLKTHCKLSMVIRDEGDSLVRYTHIGTGNYHPKTARLYEDLGLLTSDREVGEDVGNLFNRLSGYSMKNEYQRLLVAPHSIRSGLVDRIEREIDNHEAGRSARIRFKCNSIVDEATIDALYRASNAGVPVDMLVRGICALRPEVPGLSENIRVRSVLGRFLEHSRVYEFANGGDTEVFIGSADLMHRNLDRRVETLVRITDQEHIAEIAGLLDLSLEDQTASWHLDSDGTWTGVHTDSEGRPLRDLQAYLIKAHSKRLGASS; encoded by the coding sequence ATGACCACCGAGATCACACGCAGCTCCGAAACAGGCGAGCAGGTCGAAGTCGGTCAAAACATCGGCGACCAGATCGGGCATCGCTACATCGACCGCGAACTGTCCTGGCTGGCGTTCAACCAACGGGTGCTGGAACTCGCCGAGAACCCCGACCTGCCGCTGCTGGAACGAACCAAGTTCCTTGCCATCTTTGCCAGCAACCTCGACGAATTCTTCATGGTTCGGGTCGCCGGGCTGAAGCGCCGAATTGCCACCGGCATTGCGGTTCGGGCCGCCAGCGGTTTGCTACCGCGCGAAGTCCACGGCGCCGTGTTGGAGAAGACCCGGGAACTGATGGGTCGGCAGGCATTCTGCTTCCGGCAGGAGGTGCTCCCGGCCTTGCAAGCGCAGGGCATCGAGTTGATTCGCTGGCAGGAACTGACCGAGCTCGAGCAGGAGCAGCTCGGATCGTGGTTCGACGAGAAGGTCTTCCCCGTCCTTACCCCGCTGGCAGTCGATCCTGCCCACCCCTTTCCCTACATCTCCGGCCTGTCGCTGAGCTTGGCCGTCATCGTCCGGAATCCGGAAACCGACGAGGAACTGTTTGCCCGCGTCAAGGTGCCGGAGACCCTGCAGCGGTTCGTGCAGATCGGTCCGCAACGGTTCACTCCCCTCGAGGACGTGATTGCCGCCCACCTCGATCGCCTATTCCCTGGCATGACCATCGAGGAATCGAGCACGTTCCGGGTGACCCGCAACGAGGACGTCGAGGTCGAGGAAGACGACGCCGAGAACCTGCTCAAGGCACTTGAGCGCGAACTTATGCGCCGCCGATTTGGGCCCCCGGTGCGTCTTGAGGTCGAAGAATCCATCAACGAGCACATGCTCCGGCTACTCGTACGCGAGTTGGCGGTCAGCGATGCGGAGGTGTTCCGACTCCCCGGCCCAGTCGATTTGACCGGATTGTGGACCCTGGTTGACCTCGATCGTGACGACCTGAAGGATCCGGCATTCGTGCCAAAGACGAACCGCGACCTGGCCGGCGTGGAAACTGCGTCCGAGCCCGACGTGCTCGACGCCATGAAGCGCGGTGACATCCTGCTGCACCACCCGTACGACTCGTTTTCGACCAGCGTTCAGCGCTTTCTCGAACAGGCAGCGACCGACCGCAAGGTGCTGGCCATCAAGCAAACCCTGTACCGGACATCTGGTGACTCACCGATCATCGATGCGCTGATCGAAGCAGCCCACGCGGGCAAGCAGGTGCTGGCGCTGGTCGAGATCAAGGCGCGCTTCGACGAGGAGGCGAACATTTCCTGGGCTCGCAAGCTCGAGCGCGCAGGCGTGCATGTGGTGTACGGACTCGTGGGACTCAAGACCCACTGCAAGCTCTCCATGGTGATACGCGATGAGGGAGACTCGCTCGTCCGCTACACCCACATTGGCACGGGCAACTACCACCCGAAAACGGCTCGCCTCTATGAAGACCTTGGACTGCTCACCAGCGACCGCGAGGTTGGCGAAGACGTCGGCAATCTTTTCAACCGGCTGTCTGGCTACTCGATGAAGAATGAGTACCAACGGCTGCTCGTAGCCCCCCATTCCATCCGCTCGGGATTGGTCGATCGCATCGAACGCGAGATTGACAATCACGAGGCTGGCCGGTCAGCGCGAATTCGATTCAAGTGCAACTCGATCGTCGACGAGGCCACCATCGATGCGTTGTATCGGGCCTCCAACGCGGGCGTGCCCGTTGACATGTTGGTTCGCGGGATCTGCGCGCTTCGACCCGAGGTTCCGGGCCTGAGCGAGAACATCCGGGTGCGCAGCGTGCTTGGTCGTTTCCTGGAACACTCTCGCGTCTACGAATTTGCCAACGGCGGCGACACCGAGGTGTTCATCGGCTCTGCGGACCTGATGCACCGCAACCTCGATCGGCGCGTGGAGACACTGGTTCGGATCACCGATCAGGAACACATCGCCGAGATCGCGGGCTTGCTCGACCTCAGTCTGGAAGACCAGACCGCGTCGTGGCATCTTGATAGCGATGGAACGTGGACTGGGGTCCATACCGATAGCGAAGGCAGGCCATTGCGCGACCTACAGGCGTACCTCATCAAAGCTCACTCGAAACGACTCGGCGCTAGTTCATGA